Proteins found in one Aquibium microcysteis genomic segment:
- the fcl gene encoding GDP-L-fucose synthase: MFPLAGKRVYVAGHRGMVGSAIARRLRSEHCTILTATRAELDLARQDHVERWFDANRPDAVFLAAAKVGGILANDRYPADFIYENLILEANVIHAAHRSGVGKLLFLGSSCIYPKFAEQPIVEEALLTGPLEPTNEWYAIAKIAGIKLCQAYRRQHGRDFISAMPTNLYGPGDNYDLSSSHVMPALIRKAHEAKVGGAPEIVVWGTGTPRREFLHVDDCADACVRLMTSYSDDVHVNVGSGEDVTILDLTRLVCRVVGYEGRIVHDLSKPDGTPRKLMAAGRLRALGWAPSIGLEAGVAMAYRAFLAAGAGNPHPAPA; encoded by the coding sequence ATGTTCCCGCTCGCCGGAAAAAGGGTCTACGTCGCCGGTCACCGCGGCATGGTCGGCTCCGCCATCGCGCGGCGGCTTCGGTCGGAACACTGCACGATCCTGACGGCGACGCGCGCCGAACTCGACCTCGCCCGGCAGGACCATGTCGAGCGCTGGTTCGACGCCAACCGGCCCGACGCGGTCTTCCTCGCGGCCGCCAAGGTGGGCGGCATCCTGGCGAACGACCGGTACCCGGCGGACTTCATCTACGAGAACCTGATCCTCGAGGCGAACGTCATCCACGCCGCGCATCGGTCAGGTGTGGGCAAGCTGCTGTTTCTCGGCTCGTCCTGCATCTACCCCAAATTCGCCGAGCAGCCGATCGTCGAGGAGGCGCTGCTGACCGGTCCGCTCGAGCCCACCAACGAATGGTACGCGATCGCCAAGATCGCCGGAATCAAGCTCTGCCAGGCCTATCGGCGCCAGCATGGCCGCGACTTCATCTCCGCCATGCCGACCAACCTCTACGGCCCTGGCGACAATTACGACCTCTCCTCCAGCCATGTGATGCCGGCACTGATCCGCAAGGCGCACGAAGCCAAGGTCGGCGGAGCACCCGAAATCGTCGTCTGGGGGACGGGGACGCCGCGGCGCGAGTTCCTCCACGTCGACGACTGCGCCGACGCCTGCGTCCGCCTGATGACGTCCTACTCGGACGACGTCCACGTCAACGTCGGTTCGGGCGAGGACGTGACGATCCTCGACCTCACCCGGCTGGTCTGCAGGGTCGTGGGCTACGAGGGGCGCATCGTTCACGACCTGTCGAAGCCGGACGGCACCCCGCGCAAGCTGATGGCGGCCGGGCGGCTGCGCGCGCTCGGCTGGGCGCCATCCATCGGGCTCGAGGCTGGCGTCGCCATGGCCTACCGGGCCTTTCTGGCGGCCGGCGCCGGCAACCCGCACCCGGCGCCGGCCTAA
- a CDS encoding O-antigen ligase family protein, whose product MSTSEARQKIGLGVVLFLSLVFGGGAGPGLFTDSLLQAAIVLAAAFVFTGPSNLPASPVGIFFLLATALAGLAQVVPLPTWLFAGMRADVFMQADDGTGFRFVSLGVGRTLEAVAFALAAILFALSVTKLKGEHVRGLLPFFFIGVACNMLAGAMQFSMAENASLQSWLPYTIKAGLFANVNHFSTLLFASIPLIVYYGLFVGRGILMSLSIPAILLILLAAGSRAGVLIGLAITVLSFLFLAWRSRVGTLTSAALFVGLGIYSFGATTKFIGDLDPGFGRMEFMRTTLEGLKENWVWGVGYGNFLSGYGPNERAEMIFRPYVNHVHNDFLEVAFEGGVVAMALMALYLVLFLLRMRHRLDPLQRAAFLSIVFVLLHSSIDYPMRTMAIAVSFAMLNGIYFHRIPLFRPPSRSETLEVSHNGETLYAPIERPKVADPV is encoded by the coding sequence ATGTCCACATCCGAGGCGCGACAGAAGATCGGACTGGGCGTCGTCCTGTTCCTGTCCCTCGTCTTCGGCGGCGGGGCAGGGCCCGGGCTGTTCACGGATTCGCTGCTGCAGGCGGCGATCGTGCTGGCCGCTGCCTTCGTGTTCACAGGCCCGTCGAACCTGCCGGCCTCTCCGGTGGGGATCTTCTTCCTGCTCGCCACGGCGCTCGCCGGGCTGGCGCAGGTGGTGCCGCTGCCGACGTGGCTCTTCGCCGGCATGCGCGCGGACGTCTTCATGCAGGCGGACGACGGCACTGGCTTCCGGTTCGTCAGCCTCGGCGTCGGGCGGACGCTCGAGGCGGTCGCCTTCGCCCTGGCAGCGATACTGTTCGCGCTCTCCGTCACGAAGCTCAAGGGCGAGCATGTGAGAGGGCTGCTGCCGTTCTTCTTCATCGGAGTGGCCTGCAACATGCTGGCCGGCGCCATGCAGTTCTCGATGGCGGAGAATGCCAGCCTGCAGAGCTGGCTGCCCTACACGATCAAGGCGGGCCTGTTCGCCAACGTCAACCACTTCTCCACGCTCCTCTTCGCAAGCATCCCGCTCATCGTCTACTATGGGCTCTTCGTCGGGCGCGGCATCCTCATGAGCCTGTCCATTCCAGCCATCCTGCTGATCCTGCTGGCGGCCGGCTCGCGGGCCGGCGTGCTGATCGGCCTGGCGATCACCGTCCTGTCCTTCCTCTTCCTCGCCTGGCGCTCGCGTGTCGGCACCCTGACGTCGGCGGCGCTGTTCGTGGGTCTCGGCATCTACAGCTTCGGCGCGACGACGAAGTTCATCGGCGATCTGGATCCGGGCTTCGGCCGCATGGAATTCATGCGCACCACCCTGGAGGGACTGAAGGAGAACTGGGTCTGGGGGGTCGGCTACGGGAACTTCCTCAGCGGATACGGCCCCAACGAGCGCGCGGAGATGATCTTCCGGCCCTACGTCAACCACGTCCACAACGACTTCCTCGAAGTCGCCTTCGAAGGCGGCGTCGTGGCGATGGCGCTGATGGCACTGTACCTGGTCCTGTTTCTCCTGCGGATGCGCCACCGGCTCGATCCGCTGCAGCGGGCGGCGTTCCTGTCGATCGTCTTCGTCCTCCTGCACTCGTCGATCGACTATCCGATGCGGACCATGGCGATCGCCGTGTCCTTCGCCATGCTGAACGGAATCTACTTCCATCGCATCCCGCTGTTCAGGCCGCCATCGCGCAGCGAGACGCTGGAGGTCAGCCACAACGGCGAAACCCTATATGCGCCGATCGAGCGGCCGAAGGTGGCCGATCCCGTGTGA
- a CDS encoding tetratricopeptide repeat protein → MHASSRLVEETDPGFAIALFPLNVDATTTLVERLLDGQEAGADVSRAQEVVEKAIALNAGHARLQSLKAEILLREGDRSGAADGFERALRLSRTESVALQRTIAWSIEAEEVVGALENIDVLLRRHPWKIRDLGSIFAAIVTTPEGYRELRRRLLVGPPWAAAVFRQIAADPPSLAAGASLLTDLHKEGAPVGDWGLSTIVQALIREGRPMEAYNLFLATQSAEEAALAGYVHDAGFQGTPSNKPFDWQIRSRSGHTVERLPHPSFASAKSGLLIQFNGTPVKDMQASQVLALPPGLYDLSATLTAANAKLPKGLYWSLRCLSSSREFARLSIAEGSYRDETVSAAFEVTALDCPLQIVSIHTAVIAESWKDRYLGSVVVQRLQIRKSAS, encoded by the coding sequence TTGCACGCATCAAGCAGGCTCGTTGAGGAGACCGACCCGGGCTTCGCGATCGCCCTCTTTCCCCTCAACGTCGACGCCACGACGACCCTCGTCGAGCGGCTGCTCGACGGACAGGAGGCGGGCGCCGACGTCTCCCGCGCGCAGGAGGTCGTCGAGAAGGCCATCGCGCTCAACGCCGGCCATGCCCGACTGCAGAGCCTGAAGGCGGAGATCCTGCTGCGCGAGGGAGACCGAAGCGGCGCAGCGGACGGCTTCGAGCGCGCCCTGCGGCTTTCGCGCACGGAGAGCGTCGCCCTGCAGCGGACCATCGCCTGGTCGATCGAGGCGGAAGAGGTCGTCGGCGCGCTCGAGAACATCGACGTGCTGCTGCGCCGGCATCCGTGGAAAATCAGGGATCTGGGCAGCATCTTCGCCGCCATCGTGACGACGCCCGAGGGCTATCGGGAACTGCGCCGCCGGCTTCTGGTCGGGCCGCCCTGGGCCGCCGCGGTCTTCCGCCAGATCGCCGCCGACCCGCCCAGCCTGGCCGCAGGTGCCTCGCTGCTGACGGATCTGCACAAGGAGGGCGCCCCGGTCGGCGACTGGGGACTGTCGACGATCGTCCAGGCCCTCATCCGCGAGGGACGCCCGATGGAGGCCTACAACCTGTTCCTGGCGACGCAGTCGGCCGAAGAGGCAGCGCTGGCCGGGTACGTCCACGATGCGGGCTTCCAGGGAACGCCGAGCAACAAGCCGTTCGACTGGCAGATCCGCAGCCGTTCCGGGCATACGGTGGAGCGGCTGCCGCATCCGTCCTTCGCGAGCGCCAAGTCGGGGCTCCTCATCCAGTTCAACGGGACGCCCGTGAAGGACATGCAGGCGAGCCAGGTCCTGGCCCTGCCTCCGGGACTTTATGATCTTTCCGCCACCCTCACCGCCGCCAATGCGAAGCTGCCGAAGGGGCTCTACTGGTCGCTGCGCTGCCTGTCGTCCAGCCGCGAATTCGCGCGCCTCTCGATCGCGGAGGGGAGCTACCGCGACGAAACCGTGTCGGCGGCATTCGAAGTCACGGCGCTCGACTGCCCGCTGCAGATCGTATCCATCCACACCGCAGTCATCGCCGAGAGCTGGAAGGATCGCTACCTCGGCAGCGTGGTCGTCCAGCGGCTGCAGATCCGCAAGAGTGCAAGCTGA